In the Ignavibacteria bacterium genome, CTTCAACCTGATTTCGCGGAAGAAGGATCATCATTTCATTGGATCTGATCGACCCGGCGGAACTTCCGGCTGCTGAAAGAACACCACCAGCCGATGACTCCAATTCCCGATCTGACTTCATATTAATCGTCAGAACGTAGGAATGACGCAAGGCGGAATAGATTCCCAAGAAGACCCGATCGAATTCATATACGTCCGTCAAGCGAAAGTTTTTCCCACCGGTCTCCGTTGAAAGTCTACTGACAGGAGTATCGTTAGAGACACCATAGACGACAGTATGAATAATCGTTCCCGTACGCTTTGCGTATTCGAGCACTTCTTCACTGGTAGCAGAGGATGAATTGTCTTCTCCATCTGTGAAGATGATCAAGATTCTCTTCGTTGCTTGAGGCGCTGCATCTAATTGCACAAGTGCCTCAATAGCACCATCATAGATCGCTGTTCCATTACTACGAAGATTCAGTCCATTTACTTTAAACTCCGAAAGGTACTCTGACCTATCATTTGTGAGCTCTACTTCAGTATTAACCCGGCCCGTGAACTTGACAACCGATACAAAGTCATTTGAATTGAATGCCGCAAGAGCTTGTTGAATTGCTTTTTGCATCCTGATAGCACGTGGTATCGTCATTGACGGACTGTGATCCAGAGCGAATGCCACGGCAAAGGACTCGGCTTCGCTTTTTCGCTCTTCTCGAATCGAGATCTGATCCGGAATTGCAGACATTGTCAGGTTTGCGGTAACGAAGTCTTTCCACAATGTCCTGGCTTCTTCCTCTGAGTTGAGATACGGTTGAGCATAGCCACCAATAGTGTTGCCCTTTTGATCTGTAAGTACGAGTTCGATCTCAGTTCTTTCAGCAAATACTTTGCGTTCAACGATCTGATATCGAGCTTGTCCAGATGTGACGAGATCACGGACCGTAGTGATAGCTGCTACACTTGGAAGATTATTAGACATTACTGGCTCTAGGCCACCGGCTGCAGCCATTTGGAAGGATGTTGCCACGACGAGCATCATTGCAATGCTGATCACGAGCTTGTTGTTCCTGTCCATGGGGGCTCCCCTCTGATTGGTGGTAATGCGTACGTGAGAACACGTACACACGGTCTACAGAGGCGAACTTATGCGTAACTCTACCTAATGTCAAGCTTTTTCTTACGTAGTACTACCTACCGACCTTGATATTCTACTTTATCGTTCACCTTAACCTGTTGATTCAACTGACTTTGCGGTATTTGTCTGTGAAATGAAATTATTTGAAAATGTGTCCTGTTTGTGCACACCAGAACAGGAGATCAACTTCATCCATGTCGATCCCGATGACATCGCAGTAAGAAGCATAACGATCCTCCACCTCACGATACGCTCGTGGAGATCCCAATGATGGGATCGACTCATATACACCGCATCGGACGAGGTTGGTCAGAAGGTGCCGGTCTATGATGGCAAGCCCCCTTACACCAATATTGCGAAGGAAGTGACTGGCTTCTTTGAGACCGAAACCATTCACAGTCTGAGCCAAGAGGTCCCTTCGTTCGCGAACGCCAAGGTCCGATCTCTCAATCACTGCGGCGATCTCAGGCCATGCTTTGCGAGCAATTGCCAACCGTGCATGTTTTACGTTGTGGAACCTGATGTAGCATGCGGGGTCGCGCAGAAGATGTAAGACGTTCTGCCCAACCGATTGATAACTTACGGACTTAAGTGCGCGCACGACCATATCTGCGTGGAGTGCAGAGGATTGCGGCGTTAGCAGGCAAAAGCACAGTTCATAGAAACGATCTTCAGGTTTCACCGCCGCAAAGTCAGCCAGGCGCTGACGGATCTCTGTCCGCCGCTCAGTGTAAAGGTCTTGCAACTCCAGGGGAAGATGGAGCCCCATTGCTAGACAAGTCCCCTGCGTTTGCGGATGAACCACTCCAATGAAAATCCAAGGATCCCGGCAAACATCAGCCAAGGAAGGTGGTACAGTGGTAATTCGCGTTCGTGAGTACGGGCCACTGGACGAAGTCTTGGGTCAGCTTTAACGGCAGCGATGAGCCTATCGATATCAGTTGGAGACGTTGCAAGGCTGCCTGTTCGGGCAGCAAGTGTCTGGAGCAATGAACTGTTTCTTGCAGAAGCTCCTGCCTCGATCCCTAGATCGCCTACAGTGAATCTGCCTTTGTCCGTCCCGATCTGTACGCCCCTACTTACCGCCGTGCCTGTATACGAATAGTCACCTGGGGCAAGCGAGCCGATGTCGAAGGCGTATCGACCATTGCCCTGCCCGGTCAGGATCACATCACGGCGCCCGGAAGCCCCTTCAACAACGATCTTCACCTCAGCATCATCGATCGCGGCAAAGGTCTGGTCCTGGATCGAGGCGATGAAGCCGACACGTTCACCGGCTGCATAGAACGGATGAGTGCTCTTGATCCTGACTCGCCGTGCATCATCACGAACACTGAGCCACTTAAGGGAGTTACCCATGAAGGTCTGCAGGACATCGCTCACGGCTCCCCCACGAGACGTGGCCGGACCATCGCCAAGCAGCTTCCAACGATAGATCCCATATCCCAGCAGAGCAAGTGAGCGGATGTTTCCGTCTTCCCTCTTCATGAGAAGGGGCTCATCTAACGGAGCGTTGCCGACGCGAATGGTCGCCAGTGTTACGGCACCTGGCGCTGGTTCAACGAACGTCTCAGTTCGATAAATGGGTGGAAGATTGTTCCAAACGGCCATGTCCGCTTCTGTGCCGTTGAGTTTGATGATTGGATCAGAAGATGCGCCGCGTGTGACGTCGGGCGTCACCAAGAACTCCTGCGGTCTCGATCCACCAACTCGGAACGGAAGCACCTTTTCAAAGGAACCCAACTTCGTGTAGTCGGTTTGAAGTGATGGGATGAACATGAGCGACCGACCCTTAGCGCAGGCGGCTGCGATCCGTTCAACTACGTCGCGAGGCGAAGACTGGGTTGGGAACCCGATCATGACAACGGCTTCTACATCCTCAAGTGCATTGGCCGGGAGAGCCCCTTCATAGAACTCTGATCCCTGCTTTTGGATGTAGGTCTGGATGGTCACCGATGGATCGTGTGCAAGAGCCGCCTTGACAAACGTGACGTCCGGACTTGGAGCTCCTGCAACGATCAATACTCGGCGCTTGTCCTTGCGGACCGTTACAAAGTCTTGAACCACGTTGTTCTTTTCGGTGAACTCCCCCTGCACAGGAACGATACGTGCGCTGATCTTCCGAATTCCGTCAGTCTTTGGAGTCCATATGAACGTTATGGACTGTTTCCCGATCGATCGGCGCAGCGCGATACGTTCTCTGCCGATCTCAACAGCGTTGTCTTCGAAGATCACATCAACATCTCGGTCTTCCATGTTCGACTGAACGATCTCAACGGTAATGGGAAGGGGCTCCCCTACCACGGCAATGCCATTGACGAGAATACTGGCCGCGTGTATATCACGAGGTGGCACGGTATCGCCGATCCCAACGGAATAGATGCCCATGCCGGAACGTTCGGCAACATGAACGGGTACGTCTTCAGCATTGTGATTACCGTCCGTCACAAGCACAATGGCACCGAACCGGTCATCCAACGATCTATTCGAGATGCTGTTGATCGCATGGGCGATATTCGTTCGAAAACCAGAGAAACGAATAGAGTCGACCGGCACTGTTCCTGCTTCACGCAAGCTCTCGTCGAAGAAGAATACCTCTGTGCCCTCACCTAAGCCATCTTTAAGTTGATCCAGAGCCGAACGAGCCTGCTGTGCTCTGTCTCCTGCGAGATCGTTGATCGCCATTGAGGACGAGACATCGAGAGCGATGGCTACACGTGGGGTACTCGTCTCACTGCGTACGAGACGCAATAAGGGTTCAAAGAGTACCAGCAAGAGACATGCAAGACCAAACGTACGCAAGGCAATGAGAAGCCCCTTTGACAGAGATGTCAATGGCGGATTTGTCCGGGCGTATGTGACAACGGCCAGGGTGGCTGCAACGAGGACCAGGAGGATATACACCCACCAAGGACCGGCTGCGAGATCGAATCGAATGTGCTCCATGTTCCTATGCGTTTTCTACAGTTTCAATGATTGAGAATGAAACACCCCATTGTGTCATCGCGCTGAAGAAGGCAACAACAGCAAGGTACTTTGCGAGACAAGGATACTTGTGACGTAGAAGAAAGCGATCTCCTCCCACGGGAGCACGCCGAAGGCCTTGAGCCCGGTTATCTGTTTCTCATCAAAGAACCAGATGCCCCGTTTCACAGCCCATATGTCCGAAAGGACAAGTATGGTTCCGATGGAGACTGAAGCCAAAACGATGATCGATGTCCGTGGTCCGAGGATAGGCCACCCAAAAACCCATTGCATGATGATCACTGGTGCGAACCAGAACAGCAAATGCCACGCATACGTGACGGAGACTGTTACTCTTCTCCATCGACGTGCAACAAACCAGGCACCTACCCATGCGCATGACACGATGCTCAGGGACACCAAGGTCTGTGTATCAAATCGTACGTCTTCATGTGAAGTACTGGGCATATAGGCTGCAAGAGCAGCCGTTAACGCGCCGACCTGAATGGTTTGGATCACAAAGAAAAAAATCTCTTCGATCGGCAAGTGGCGCACACGGTACAAGACCCTGTCTGACGGAAAATCCCACACGCCTTGTGCTACAGCCCAATCATCCCAGGGGAAGGTGAATGCTACCACCACGAGGCAGAGTCCGGAGAGAACTACAAGTGCGCTGAATGGAGATGGCGAGGCGGCCCAGATCGTCATAGATGCGATCGCGAGCGGAATTGTCCAAC is a window encoding:
- a CDS encoding VWA domain-containing protein; translation: MDRNNKLVISIAMMLVVATSFQMAAAGGLEPVMSNNLPSVAAITTVRDLVTSGQARYQIVERKVFAERTEIELVLTDQKGNTIGGYAQPYLNSEEEARTLWKDFVTANLTMSAIPDQISIREERKSEAESFAVAFALDHSPSMTIPRAIRMQKAIQQALAAFNSNDFVSVVKFTGRVNTEVELTNDRSEYLSEFKVNGLNLRSNGTAIYDGAIEALVQLDAAPQATKRILIIFTDGEDNSSSATSEEVLEYAKRTGTIIHTVVYGVSNDTPVSRLSTETGGKNFRLTDVYEFDRVFLGIYSALRHSYVLTINMKSDRELESSAGGVLSAAGSSAGSIRSNEMMILLPRNQVEVSKYSTDDALVMNVDLSFDPENGDVAPNDMLLLDSVATVLVQRSDVGLDIVSATAANTGSHEEIEISQKRVRSIRDILIRRGINPARIQSYANKAASSNPMLQRVASPTKTTFVFTKL
- a CDS encoding VWA domain-containing protein; this encodes MEHIRFDLAAGPWWVYILLVLVAATLAVVTYARTNPPLTSLSKGLLIALRTFGLACLLLVLFEPLLRLVRSETSTPRVAIALDVSSSMAINDLAGDRAQQARSALDQLKDGLGEGTEVFFFDESLREAGTVPVDSIRFSGFRTNIAHAINSISNRSLDDRFGAIVLVTDGNHNAEDVPVHVAERSGMGIYSVGIGDTVPPRDIHAASILVNGIAVVGEPLPITVEIVQSNMEDRDVDVIFEDNAVEIGRERIALRRSIGKQSITFIWTPKTDGIRKISARIVPVQGEFTEKNNVVQDFVTVRKDKRRVLIVAGAPSPDVTFVKAALAHDPSVTIQTYIQKQGSEFYEGALPANALEDVEAVVMIGFPTQSSPRDVVERIAAACAKGRSLMFIPSLQTDYTKLGSFEKVLPFRVGGSRPQEFLVTPDVTRGASSDPIIKLNGTEADMAVWNNLPPIYRTETFVEPAPGAVTLATIRVGNAPLDEPLLMKREDGNIRSLALLGYGIYRWKLLGDGPATSRGGAVSDVLQTFMGNSLKWLSVRDDARRVRIKSTHPFYAAGERVGFIASIQDQTFAAIDDAEVKIVVEGASGRRDVILTGQGNGRYAFDIGSLAPGDYSYTGTAVSRGVQIGTDKGRFTVGDLGIEAGASARNSSLLQTLAARTGSLATSPTDIDRLIAAVKADPRLRPVARTHERELPLYHLPWLMFAGILGFSLEWFIRKRRGLV
- a CDS encoding lycopene cyclase domain-containing protein → MMTYRGFHLRWTIPLAIASMTIWAASPSPFSALVVLSGLCLVVVAFTFPWDDWAVAQGVWDFPSDRVLYRVRHLPIEEIFFFVIQTIQVGALTAALAAYMPSTSHEDVRFDTQTLVSLSIVSCAWVGAWFVARRWRRVTVSVTYAWHLLFWFAPVIIMQWVFGWPILGPRTSIIVLASVSIGTILVLSDIWAVKRGIWFFDEKQITGLKAFGVLPWEEIAFFYVTSILVSQSTLLLLPSSAR